One genomic region from Streptomyces venezuelae encodes:
- a CDS encoding bifunctional polysaccharide deacetylase/glycosyltransferase family 2 protein, which produces MPLSLLACLLALLVLRGLATNEAFHDTRIATSVDKTTVPENLLKGGPIIDARGDKNERPVSYRIPDRTVVLTFDDGPSPEWTPKILDVLAAHDVRADFFVTGAMTTRHPELIRQIVAGGHEIGVHSFTHPDLVYQSEARISWELAQTQLALAGVAGVHSALFRPPYSSDASALDDWNYPVIKYVGSHGYLTAFIDRDTHDWKRPGVDAIVKAAMPRKPGAGEVILLHDAGGDRTETLAALEQIIVKLKGEGYRFATVSEALGATDATVPVHGYQLWAGKCFIWATQAAVLTLPVLVALLAVVGFLNFGRFALMLVLAPLHARRARRRDAWGPPVTEPVTVLVPAYNERECIANTLNSLAASDYPIEVIVIDDGSTDGTADIVEAMAMPFVRLIRQANGGKSTALNTGIAAASHDIVVMMDGDTVFEPSTVRELVQPFGDGTIGAVAGNAKVGNRESLIGAWQHIEYVLGHNLDRRMYDMLNVIPTIPGAVGAFRKEALRRVGGMSDDTLAEDTDITMAVLCDGWRIVYAERARAWTEAPASLQQLWSQRYRWSYGSMQAMWKHRRAVTSRGPAGRFGRLGLPLVVMFGVVAPLLAPLVDMFLLYGVLFGDAPITLASWGGFILLQAVLSWYAFRLDGEKPLHLISLPIQQLVYRQLMYIVLLQSTITALTGGRLRWQKLRRTGEVAAPVEA; this is translated from the coding sequence ATGCCGCTGTCCCTGCTGGCCTGCTTGCTCGCGCTCCTCGTCCTCCGCGGCCTCGCCACCAACGAGGCGTTCCACGACACCCGGATCGCGACCTCGGTCGACAAGACGACCGTGCCGGAGAACCTTCTCAAGGGCGGCCCGATCATCGACGCGCGCGGCGACAAGAACGAGCGCCCCGTGAGCTATCGGATCCCCGACCGCACCGTGGTCCTGACCTTCGACGACGGCCCCTCGCCGGAGTGGACCCCGAAGATCCTGGACGTGCTCGCGGCCCACGACGTCCGCGCGGACTTCTTCGTGACCGGCGCGATGACCACGCGCCACCCGGAGCTGATCCGGCAGATCGTCGCGGGCGGCCACGAGATCGGCGTGCACAGCTTCACCCACCCCGATCTGGTGTACCAGTCCGAAGCCCGGATCAGCTGGGAGCTGGCGCAGACACAGCTGGCGCTGGCCGGCGTCGCAGGCGTCCACAGCGCGCTGTTCCGCCCGCCGTACTCCTCCGACGCCTCGGCGCTCGACGACTGGAACTACCCGGTGATCAAGTACGTGGGTTCCCACGGCTACCTCACCGCGTTCATCGACCGGGACACCCACGACTGGAAGCGTCCTGGCGTCGACGCGATCGTCAAGGCGGCGATGCCGCGCAAGCCCGGCGCGGGCGAGGTGATCCTGCTGCACGACGCGGGTGGCGACCGTACCGAGACCCTTGCCGCGCTCGAGCAGATCATCGTGAAGCTGAAGGGCGAGGGGTACCGCTTCGCCACCGTCTCCGAGGCGCTCGGCGCCACCGACGCCACCGTCCCGGTGCACGGCTACCAGCTGTGGGCGGGCAAGTGCTTCATCTGGGCCACCCAGGCGGCCGTGCTCACCCTGCCGGTTCTCGTCGCGCTGCTGGCTGTCGTCGGCTTCCTCAACTTCGGCCGGTTCGCGCTGATGCTCGTCCTCGCACCGCTCCACGCCCGACGCGCCCGGCGGCGGGACGCATGGGGACCACCCGTCACCGAGCCGGTCACCGTCCTCGTCCCGGCCTACAACGAACGCGAGTGCATCGCGAACACCCTCAACTCGCTGGCCGCCAGTGACTACCCGATCGAGGTCATCGTCATCGACGACGGCTCCACGGACGGCACGGCGGACATCGTCGAGGCGATGGCCATGCCGTTCGTCCGGCTGATCCGCCAGGCCAACGGCGGCAAGTCCACCGCGCTCAACACCGGTATCGCGGCCGCGTCGCACGACATCGTCGTGATGATGGACGGCGACACCGTCTTCGAGCCGTCCACCGTGCGCGAGCTGGTCCAGCCGTTCGGCGACGGGACGATCGGCGCGGTCGCGGGCAACGCCAAGGTCGGCAACCGCGAGAGCCTGATCGGCGCCTGGCAGCACATCGAGTACGTCCTCGGCCACAACCTGGACCGCCGGATGTACGACATGCTCAACGTCATCCCGACCATCCCCGGAGCGGTCGGCGCCTTCCGCAAGGAGGCCCTGCGGCGGGTCGGCGGGATGAGCGACGACACCCTCGCCGAGGACACCGACATCACCATGGCGGTGCTCTGCGACGGCTGGCGGATCGTCTACGCCGAGCGCGCCCGCGCCTGGACCGAGGCCCCCGCCAGCCTCCAGCAGCTCTGGTCCCAGCGGTACCGCTGGAGCTACGGCAGCATGCAGGCGATGTGGAAGCACCGCCGCGCCGTGACCTCCCGCGGCCCGGCCGGACGCTTCGGCCGGCTCGGGCTGCCGCTCGTCGTGATGTTCGGCGTGGTCGCCCCGCTGCTCGCGCCGCTGGTCGACATGTTCCTGCTGTACGGCGTGCTGTTCGGGGACGCCCCGATCACCCTCGCCAGCTGGGGCGGCTTCATCCTGCTCCAGGCCGTGCTGTCCTGGTACGCCTTCCGGCTCGACGGCGAGAAGCCCCTGCATCTGATCAGCCTGCCGATCCAGCAACTGGTCTACCGGCAGCTGATGTACATCGTCCTGTTGCAGTCCACGATCACGGCGCTGACCGGTGGCCGACTGCGCTGGCAGAAGCTCCGGCGCACCGGCGAGGTCGCCGCACCGGTGGAGGCCTGA
- a CDS encoding glycoside hydrolase family 16 protein: MSQPRRTSRRRAWTALTLPALLCVLAACSADPAAGGGADDAAGPARDASPTPTGPPGTLFDNFDYTGADDPSLAAHGWEIRTGGGGPGIKDTWSADGAAFPSDPTAEGGKVLRLRSSTDGTEQGTTQVEVQTTSRNFFTGTFAARVHLGDKPTSGRDGDHVVQAFFPISPSDSSENYSELDFEYLPNGGWGSVGPQLDNVSWYKADPPDRVHNTLKRRLEGWHTMMITAMDGKVTYSLDGKELFTSSGKYVPREQMDIHFSNWLIDLPFTGGPRTWDMKVDWVYYKADEAVSQADVQKTVDGFHSTGTDYINTVPKP; this comes from the coding sequence GTGAGCCAGCCCCGCCGCACCTCTCGTCGCCGAGCGTGGACCGCGCTCACGCTGCCCGCCCTCCTGTGCGTCCTCGCCGCGTGTTCCGCCGACCCCGCGGCCGGCGGGGGCGCCGACGACGCCGCCGGGCCCGCGCGGGACGCCTCGCCGACCCCCACCGGACCGCCGGGAACCCTGTTCGACAACTTCGACTACACCGGCGCCGACGACCCTTCCCTCGCCGCGCACGGCTGGGAGATCCGTACCGGCGGGGGCGGCCCCGGGATCAAGGACACCTGGAGCGCCGACGGCGCGGCCTTCCCCTCCGACCCGACGGCCGAGGGGGGCAAGGTCCTACGACTGCGCTCCTCCACCGACGGCACCGAGCAGGGCACCACGCAGGTCGAGGTCCAGACCACGAGCCGGAACTTCTTCACGGGAACCTTCGCCGCCCGGGTCCACCTCGGCGACAAGCCGACGAGCGGACGTGACGGCGACCACGTCGTCCAGGCCTTCTTCCCGATCTCCCCCTCGGACTCCTCGGAGAACTACAGCGAACTCGACTTCGAGTACCTGCCGAACGGCGGCTGGGGTTCGGTGGGTCCGCAGCTCGACAACGTCAGCTGGTACAAGGCCGACCCGCCGGACCGGGTGCACAACACCCTCAAGCGGCGCCTCGAGGGCTGGCACACCATGATGATCACCGCCATGGACGGAAAGGTCACCTACTCCCTGGACGGCAAGGAGCTCTTCACCAGCTCCGGCAAGTACGTCCCGCGCGAGCAGATGGACATCCACTTCAGCAACTGGCTCATCGACCTCCCCTTCACCGGCGGCCCGCGCACCTGGGACATGAAGGTCGACTGGGTCTACTACAAGGCCGACGAGGCCGTCTCCCAGGCGGACGTCCAGAAGACGGTGGACGGCTTCCACAGCACCGGCACCGACTACATCAACACCGTCCCGAAGCCCTGA